Proteins from a genomic interval of Polaribacter sejongensis:
- a CDS encoding thioredoxin family protein — translation MKKSKLVFAAIILMSSLFITHTATAQDRKGPPPNGDRKDPPRGGHSPVQSKTLEEIGGYKIGDVAADFKLKNVDESTFSLSDIKDAKGYIVVFTCNECPFSKLYEDRLAALHNTYASKGYTVVAINPNVSEDNDKESFKAMQKRASEKAFPFVYLADENQEVSPKFGAVRTPHVFLLDADKKVQYIGTIDDNARSARAVKVKYVEDAIAALENGEKPTPNFTKAIGCPVKVK, via the coding sequence ATGAAAAAAAGCAAATTAGTTTTCGCTGCCATTATTTTAATGAGCAGTCTATTTATTACCCATACAGCAACGGCACAAGATAGAAAAGGTCCACCACCAAACGGAGATAGAAAAGATCCTCCAAGAGGCGGACACAGCCCCGTACAATCTAAAACATTAGAAGAAATTGGTGGATATAAAATAGGAGATGTGGCTGCTGATTTTAAATTAAAAAATGTAGATGAAAGTACGTTTTCTTTATCAGATATTAAGGATGCAAAAGGATACATTGTCGTTTTTACGTGTAATGAATGTCCGTTTTCTAAACTGTATGAAGACAGATTAGCAGCGCTTCATAACACTTACGCTTCTAAAGGATATACTGTGGTTGCTATCAATCCGAACGTAAGTGAAGATAATGACAAAGAAAGTTTTAAAGCCATGCAAAAAAGAGCCTCAGAAAAAGCGTTTCCGTTTGTGTATTTAGCAGATGAAAACCAGGAAGTATCTCCTAAATTTGGAGCTGTAAGGACGCCACACGTGTTTTTATTAGACGCAGATAAAAAAGTACAATACATTGGTACTATTGATGATAATGCAAGGTCTGCAAGAGCTGTTAAAGTAAAATATGTAGAAGATGCTATTGCGGCTTTAGAAAATGGTGAAAAACCGACACCAAACTTTACAAAAGCTATTGGATGTCCTGTAAAAGTGAAATAG
- a CDS encoding TlpA family protein disulfide reductase has protein sequence MYKNILIVVSVLFLGFTTQSNSQNNKNTNIPVLNFETLEPYLYTDSEEIHIVNFWAMWCAPCVKELPILEAYQKQHPNVKITLVSLDFPDDLETKVKPFLKRKGITSNVVLLDDPDANSWIDKIDPNWSGSIPFTIIFNNKKRTFHERMFESLEDLENEIKKIN, from the coding sequence ATGTATAAAAATATTTTAATAGTAGTTTCTGTGCTATTTCTTGGTTTTACAACACAAAGTAATTCACAGAATAACAAAAACACAAATATTCCGGTTTTAAATTTTGAAACTTTAGAGCCTTATTTATATACAGATTCGGAAGAAATACATATTGTCAATTTTTGGGCGATGTGGTGTGCACCTTGTGTAAAAGAATTACCAATATTAGAAGCGTATCAAAAGCAGCATCCTAATGTAAAAATTACATTGGTAAGTTTAGATTTTCCAGATGATCTAGAAACAAAAGTAAAACCGTTTTTAAAACGAAAAGGAATTACATCTAATGTAGTTCTTTTAGACGACCCAGACGCTAATAGTTGGATCGATAAAATAGACCCAAATTGGTCTGGATCTATACCATTTACAATTATATTCAACAATAAAAAAAGGACTTTTCATGAACGTATGTTTGAGAGTTTAGAAGACCTTGAGAATGAAATAAAAAAAATAAATTAA
- a CDS encoding GIY-YIG nuclease family protein: MIEFQQGYHTYYVYVITNKYRSTFYIGVTNNLEKRLIRHKTNIEIGVKTFASRYNIQHLVYYQKFEWIQLAIAREKELKGWRREKKLNLIRSFNSNFEFLEDQFINK, from the coding sequence ATGATAGAGTTTCAACAAGGATATCATACCTATTATGTGTATGTCATCACCAATAAATACCGTTCTACTTTTTATATTGGTGTAACTAATAATTTAGAAAAACGTTTAATACGTCACAAAACAAATATTGAAATCGGTGTTAAAACTTTTGCCTCTAGGTATAATATTCAACATTTAGTATATTATCAAAAATTTGAATGGATTCAATTAGCAATTGCGCGCGAAAAAGAATTAAAAGGTTGGAGACGTGAAAAAAAGTTGAATTTAATACGCTCTTTTAATAGCAATTTTGAGTTTTTAGAAGATCAATTTATTAATAAATAA
- a CDS encoding LytR/AlgR family response regulator transcription factor, giving the protein MSNIKITCVIVDDEPMALNLVESYVEKTPFLVLKKKCSSAIEAMEFIKNEPVDLLFLDIQMPDLTGIEFSKMLPKETRVIFTTAFDQYALEGFKVEALDYLLKPFDYAEFLASANKANTWFELVKGKKQPIVSDEKEFLFVKSEYKQLRIKLADVLYFEGLKDYIKIWMKDNPKAILTLMSLKSLEAELPEAQFMRVHRSFIVSLKNIEVIERSQIVINKQRITVSENYKPKFLEFVNNNSL; this is encoded by the coding sequence ATGAGCAATATAAAAATTACCTGTGTTATTGTAGATGATGAACCAATGGCGCTTAATTTAGTAGAGAGTTATGTAGAAAAAACACCTTTTTTAGTTTTAAAAAAGAAGTGTAGCAGTGCTATTGAAGCTATGGAATTTATAAAAAATGAACCCGTAGATTTATTGTTTTTAGACATACAAATGCCAGATTTAACAGGTATTGAATTTTCTAAAATGTTACCAAAAGAAACCCGTGTTATTTTTACCACTGCGTTTGATCAATATGCGTTGGAAGGTTTTAAAGTAGAAGCCTTAGACTATCTTTTAAAACCTTTTGATTATGCAGAATTTTTAGCCTCAGCCAACAAAGCAAATACGTGGTTCGAATTGGTAAAAGGAAAAAAACAGCCTATAGTTTCTGATGAAAAAGAGTTTCTTTTTGTAAAATCGGAATACAAACAATTGCGTATTAAATTGGCAGATGTCTTGTATTTTGAAGGATTGAAAGATTATATTAAAATTTGGATGAAAGACAATCCGAAGGCTATTCTAACACTCATGAGCTTAAAATCTTTGGAAGCAGAATTGCCAGAAGCTCAATTTATGCGCGTGCACCGTTCTTTTATTGTCTCCCTAAAAAACATTGAAGTGATTGAGAGAAGTCAGATTGTAATTAACAAACAACGGATTACGGTTTCTGAAAATTACAAACCTAAGTTTTTGGAGTTTGTGAATAATAATTCTTTGTAA
- a CDS encoding sensor histidine kinase, producing MYKNKNITLFSHILVWLVLFSMPYLLSYGQEQDLNRVIAHFWIPIAFYAIIFYANYFVWIDKYLFSNKTVHFIIINLIVIASFIILKEILKDYYFNETFKITPKKEGVGPPIKMFLYIQMLSYMAPLLFSISIKTTKRWIQTEAERKEAANVKLKSELQHLHYQLQPHFFFNSLNNIYAMVDISPDQAKTSIHSLSKLMRYMLYETNVELISLSKEIDFMKKYIDLMKLRVSDKTVVNYNFPQQETGIKVAPLLFISLIENAFKHGVSASKSSTIDINISTQDKTVLFTIENDDFPKKSDDKSGSGIGLVNIKKRLELLYLNKNSFSTIVKDNRFIAKLEIETN from the coding sequence ATGTATAAAAATAAAAACATAACGCTCTTTTCTCATATACTCGTTTGGCTTGTACTCTTTAGCATGCCTTATTTATTATCTTATGGGCAAGAACAAGATTTGAATAGAGTTATTGCACATTTTTGGATCCCAATTGCGTTTTATGCCATTATATTTTATGCCAATTATTTTGTATGGATAGACAAGTATTTGTTCTCTAATAAAACAGTTCATTTTATTATTATTAATCTAATTGTTATTGCCTCTTTTATTATATTAAAGGAAATACTTAAAGATTATTATTTTAATGAAACCTTCAAAATTACGCCTAAAAAAGAGGGAGTAGGGCCACCTATTAAAATGTTTTTGTACATACAAATGCTCTCATATATGGCACCTTTATTATTTTCAATATCCATAAAAACTACCAAAAGGTGGATACAAACAGAAGCGGAACGAAAAGAAGCGGCAAATGTTAAATTAAAATCGGAATTACAACATTTACATTATCAGTTGCAACCGCATTTCTTTTTTAATTCTTTGAATAATATTTATGCGATGGTAGATATTTCACCAGATCAAGCCAAAACATCTATTCACAGTTTAAGTAAATTGATGCGCTATATGTTGTATGAAACAAATGTTGAATTGATCTCGCTATCTAAAGAAATCGATTTTATGAAAAAGTACATCGATTTAATGAAATTGCGTGTTTCCGACAAAACGGTTGTCAATTATAATTTTCCACAGCAAGAAACAGGCATTAAAGTTGCCCCTTTATTATTTATATCTTTAATAGAGAATGCTTTTAAACATGGTGTTTCCGCTAGTAAATCGAGTACTATTGATATCAACATCAGTACGCAAGATAAAACGGTTTTGTTTACCATAGAAAATGATGATTTCCCTAAAAAATCTGATGATAAAAGTGGTTCTGGTATTGGACTTGTAAATATTAAAAAACGTTTAGAATTATTATATTTGAATAAAAATAGTTTCAGTACCATTGTAAAAGACAATCGTTTTATAGCTAAATTAGAAATTGAAACCAACTAA
- a CDS encoding DUF6266 family protein, with protein MATFEKGILGGFSGKVGNVVGSRWRGKNVMRSLPQRGKYTPSEKQEEQRQKFKTVIGFLSPIGAILSEYFGNPQGDKSRSNLATSYHLKNAVINAPQGMVMDYAKVLISKGDLRGIDTGTLTIAPAQTINLGWTDNSGQGKATATDELMVVVYAPDLNLFYSNLNVATRNATTGVVTLPSYMSSFEVEVWGSFYKPDTNFAAVSTYLGNATVL; from the coding sequence ATGGCAACATTTGAAAAAGGAATACTTGGCGGATTTTCTGGCAAGGTAGGTAACGTAGTAGGTTCTAGATGGCGTGGAAAAAATGTAATGCGTAGTTTACCCCAACGTGGTAAATATACGCCTTCAGAAAAACAAGAGGAACAACGCCAAAAGTTTAAAACAGTCATTGGTTTTTTAAGTCCGATTGGAGCCATATTAAGTGAATATTTTGGCAACCCACAGGGCGATAAATCGCGTAGTAATTTGGCTACGTCTTACCATCTTAAAAACGCGGTAATAAACGCTCCACAAGGCATGGTTATGGATTATGCTAAAGTATTGATAAGCAAAGGAGATTTAAGAGGGATAGATACTGGTACCCTAACCATAGCGCCGGCACAAACTATAAATTTGGGTTGGACAGACAATAGCGGACAAGGAAAAGCCACCGCTACAGACGAACTGATGGTAGTAGTCTACGCACCCGATCTTAATTTGTTTTATTCTAATTTAAATGTAGCTACAAGAAATGCTACCACAGGCGTAGTTACTTTGCCTAGTTATATGTCTAGTTTTGAGGTAGAGGTTTGGGGTTCGTTTTACAAACCAGACACCAATTTTGCAGCCGTAAGTACCTATCTAGGCAATGCAACAGTACTGTAA
- a CDS encoding helix-turn-helix domain-containing protein encodes MKKEKKHLPVSENKHLEFDHDLLKGEIWLTTEEAMAHLKVSRSTMYRLRKKNLIPNFKLGHIPMYPKHLLNKLLMHLALKDLKY; translated from the coding sequence ATGAAAAAAGAAAAAAAGCACCTACCAGTGTCAGAAAACAAGCACTTAGAATTTGACCACGATTTGTTAAAAGGAGAAATCTGGCTTACTACAGAAGAAGCCATGGCGCATTTAAAGGTAAGCCGCAGTACCATGTACAGATTGCGTAAAAAGAACCTGATACCAAACTTTAAATTAGGGCACATACCCATGTACCCAAAACACCTGTTAAATAAGTTGTTAATGCATCTTGCTTTAAAGGATTTAAAATACTAG
- a CDS encoding helix-turn-helix domain-containing protein: MGRKVKYSYDFKLRCVEQVLKKNQAVSTVSLLNGIHHTSLHSWVSFYEKHGKKGLLPRENQEYSLKFKLKVLESIVDDSLSLSQACLKFNIPTKSAIMNWQRNYKKLGITGLNNKPRGRPRSMEFKRAKKKSNKPLTREDELLLENESLRAELDLLKKLQALVLAAQSKKR, from the coding sequence ATGGGAAGAAAAGTCAAGTATAGTTACGATTTTAAACTACGTTGTGTAGAACAAGTATTAAAAAAAAATCAAGCAGTTTCCACTGTTTCGTTATTGAACGGTATTCATCACACATCTCTTCATAGCTGGGTTAGTTTTTATGAAAAGCATGGTAAAAAAGGTTTATTACCTAGAGAAAATCAAGAATATAGCTTAAAATTTAAATTGAAAGTTTTAGAATCTATTGTAGATGATTCATTATCTTTAAGTCAAGCTTGTTTAAAGTTTAATATTCCAACCAAATCTGCAATAATGAATTGGCAAAGGAATTATAAAAAACTAGGAATTACAGGCTTAAATAATAAACCAAGAGGAAGACCTAGATCTATGGAATTTAAGAGAGCAAAAAAGAAGTCTAATAAACCTTTAACAAGGGAAGATGAACTTCTATTGGAAAATGAATCGTTAAGAGCTGAGCTGGATTTGCTAAAAAAGTTACAAGCCTTAGTTCTAGCAGCGCAAAGCAAAAAGCGCTAG
- a CDS encoding IS3 family transposase, which translates to MTELRHKYSLELLLNHTNMARSSYYYHKKRSQLTDKYEEVKILIKEIYHYHKGRYGYRRITLEINKRGLVINHKTILRLMRKLGLKSLIRIKKYKSYKGQIGEIAPNIFQRNFKTTKPNTKWATDITEFKVFGNKLYLSPIIDLYNGEIVSYELSERPNFEQVVKMLKKSFKKVPNQANIILHSDQGWQYQMKQYQRLLKEKGITQSMSRKGNCLDNAIIENFFGILKSELFYLNKYISIIQLKKEIKEYIKYYNTERIKLNLNGMSPVEYRALYYQ; encoded by the coding sequence ATAACAGAATTAAGGCATAAGTATAGTTTAGAATTATTACTAAATCATACCAATATGGCAAGAAGCAGTTATTATTATCACAAAAAAAGAAGTCAATTAACAGATAAATATGAAGAGGTAAAAATCTTAATTAAAGAGATATATCATTATCATAAAGGAAGATATGGTTATAGAAGAATCACCTTAGAAATAAACAAAAGAGGACTTGTTATAAATCATAAAACAATTTTAAGATTAATGCGAAAATTAGGTTTAAAAAGTTTGATAAGAATTAAAAAATATAAATCTTACAAAGGACAGATAGGTGAAATAGCACCCAATATATTTCAACGTAATTTTAAAACAACCAAACCTAATACAAAATGGGCAACTGATATTACCGAATTTAAAGTCTTTGGAAATAAATTATATTTATCACCAATAATTGATTTATACAATGGCGAAATAGTTAGTTATGAATTATCTGAAAGACCTAACTTCGAACAAGTGGTTAAGATGCTAAAAAAGTCTTTTAAGAAGGTTCCTAACCAAGCAAACATTATATTACATTCAGATCAAGGTTGGCAATATCAAATGAAACAATATCAACGGTTATTAAAAGAAAAAGGAATTACACAAAGTATGTCTAGAAAAGGAAACTGTCTAGACAATGCAATAATTGAAAATTTCTTTGGTATCTTAAAATCTGAATTATTTTATTTAAACAAATACATATCGATTATTCAATTGAAAAAAGAAATTAAAGAGTATATAAAATATTATAATACAGAAAGAATTAAACTAAATTTAAATGGAATGAGCCCAGTAGAATATAGAGCTCTTTATTATCAATAA
- a CDS encoding DUF4365 domain-containing protein → MPKRVNQHEIEDISRAKFQLALPRKWVFRDKSKDYGIDGEVELFDNAKTPQGLVFWVQLKATESTEKSIILNVDFSIETLQYYKTLDIPILLVRYSDSDDTIYVKWIHNVDLFFSKKEAKTFRIKLSEDDKWLETTNKKIENYLKKIRNLKSGLFSFPIPISIIIKETKINDTSKRIILTQLKKQLQEYTDFVTFSEDENSLIEITLSKKELKINISELSGCSFHSIDIIKKDNFSTEITKNILLGIAIGLIKLNQIEYAGKIIFENNLESILLEKTELLEFCLAPLFNSTFLKNTLSLVGKILDDEKFIGLNLMTQINLLLVSNSKSERINKIIEDFLKLRLEKTIVNTDKQQIGISHYNIGNHFSGRGEFEKSIYHYNLARKYAPIYLDQFYFFNEIASMLFRSGKYKMASKLYSKSLELKEDNSTMALYADSLMYAGEYTNALVYFNKYLDHSEKPVDEFLLKTICLQSIINDYGIEHQIRNGKEASKFADLSLIKKSENPITTLNKALKYDMLSGLAWFNLGISYTDIKDKYKATFSFTMAGLTQNNDIEAWRNATLCSFHSNESIALLPLIIKTAYFYNKEDYLEQLYIELENQIQTESINDIIEVIEQLLPKKEKLNDIPTVRILNPKGKFESIHEIIKGHNTV, encoded by the coding sequence ATGCCTAAAAGAGTAAATCAACACGAAATTGAAGATATTTCAAGAGCAAAATTTCAACTTGCTCTACCAAGAAAATGGGTCTTTAGAGATAAATCTAAAGATTACGGAATTGATGGAGAAGTTGAACTTTTTGATAATGCAAAAACACCTCAAGGTTTAGTTTTTTGGGTTCAGTTGAAAGCAACAGAATCAACAGAAAAATCTATCATTCTAAATGTTGATTTTAGTATTGAAACCTTACAATATTATAAAACTCTTGATATTCCCATATTACTTGTTCGTTATTCTGATTCTGACGATACAATTTATGTTAAATGGATTCATAATGTAGATTTGTTTTTTTCTAAAAAAGAAGCAAAAACATTTAGAATAAAACTTTCAGAAGATGATAAGTGGCTTGAAACTACAAATAAAAAAATTGAAAATTATCTAAAGAAAATAAGAAACTTAAAATCTGGTTTATTTAGTTTCCCTATTCCTATTTCGATAATAATTAAAGAAACTAAAATTAATGATACCTCAAAAAGAATTATATTAACTCAATTAAAAAAACAATTACAAGAATATACAGATTTTGTTACTTTTTCTGAAGATGAGAATTCTCTTATAGAAATTACATTATCTAAAAAAGAACTTAAAATAAATATTTCGGAATTAAGTGGATGTTCTTTTCATAGTATTGATATAATCAAAAAAGATAATTTTTCAACAGAGATTACAAAAAACATATTACTTGGAATAGCTATAGGATTAATTAAATTAAACCAAATTGAATATGCTGGTAAAATAATTTTTGAGAACAACCTTGAGTCAATACTATTAGAAAAAACTGAATTATTAGAGTTTTGCTTAGCTCCACTTTTTAATTCTACATTTTTAAAAAACACATTAAGTCTTGTTGGGAAAATTCTAGATGATGAAAAATTTATTGGTTTAAATTTAATGACCCAAATAAATTTACTACTTGTCTCAAACTCAAAAAGTGAGCGAATAAATAAAATAATTGAGGATTTTCTAAAACTAAGACTTGAAAAAACAATAGTGAATACGGATAAACAACAAATTGGAATTTCACATTATAACATTGGTAATCACTTTAGCGGTAGAGGTGAGTTTGAAAAGTCTATATATCATTATAATTTAGCTAGAAAATATGCTCCAATTTATTTAGACCAATTCTACTTTTTTAATGAAATAGCGAGTATGCTTTTCCGTTCGGGAAAATATAAAATGGCTTCAAAATTATATTCTAAATCATTAGAATTAAAAGAAGACAACAGTACAATGGCACTTTATGCTGATTCATTAATGTATGCAGGTGAATACACTAATGCTTTAGTGTATTTCAACAAATATCTCGACCATTCTGAAAAACCTGTTGATGAATTTCTTCTTAAAACCATTTGTCTTCAATCAATAATTAATGATTATGGCATTGAACATCAAATACGAAATGGAAAAGAAGCAAGTAAATTTGCGGACTTAAGCTTAATTAAAAAGAGCGAAAATCCAATCACCACATTAAATAAAGCATTAAAATATGATATGCTTTCAGGTTTAGCTTGGTTCAATTTAGGTATTTCATACACAGATATAAAGGATAAATACAAAGCTACTTTTAGTTTTACAATGGCTGGATTAACTCAAAATAATGATATTGAGGCTTGGAGAAACGCGACTTTATGTAGTTTCCATTCGAATGAATCTATAGCATTACTTCCATTAATAATAAAGACTGCATATTTTTATAATAAAGAAGATTATTTAGAACAATTGTATATTGAATTAGAAAATCAAATTCAAACTGAATCAATAAACGATATTATTGAAGTAATAGAACAATTACTTCCTAAAAAAGAGAAATTGAATGATATTCCAACTGTTAGAATATTAAATCCAAAAGGTAAGTTTGAAAGTATTCATGAAATAATAAAAGGGCATAACACCGTATAA
- a CDS encoding RDD family protein: MNEIQTHGYKLASKGKRLIATIIEGLIFGVLFLVIYLIMGKSVSEFWADFESDFQFLDIIYSLVTGIIIGAIFYPIFIGNLGHRIYNLKVISEETGEDYNKPEKGAIREGLKHVLGYLLIPSIWILWDKKNQNLYDKITKTLVVEKKTNE; this comes from the coding sequence ATGAATGAAATACAAACACACGGATACAAATTGGCTTCTAAAGGAAAAAGATTAATTGCGACTATAATTGAAGGGTTAATTTTTGGAGTTTTATTTTTAGTAATTTATTTAATTATGGGAAAATCTGTTTCTGAATTTTGGGCAGATTTTGAGAGTGACTTTCAATTTTTAGATATAATTTATTCTTTAGTGACCGGAATAATTATTGGAGCAATATTTTATCCAATATTTATTGGGAATTTAGGACACAGAATATATAACCTAAAAGTGATTTCAGAGGAAACAGGAGAAGATTATAATAAACCTGAAAAAGGGGCGATTAGAGAAGGTTTAAAACACGTGCTTGGATATTTGCTTATCCCAAGTATTTGGATATTATGGGACAAAAAAAATCAGAATTTATACGATAAAATAACAAAAACATTAGTTGTCGAAAAAAAGACGAACGAATAA
- a CDS encoding helix-turn-helix transcriptional regulator — protein MEEKSRLSRLTAILTQLQSKRILTAREIAEKHNVSIRTIYRDIRTIENSGIPIITEEGKGYSLMDGFNLPPVMFTEKEANALITAEQLILKNKDKSFAIEYQNAVAKIKSILRHSQKEKIEFLSERIHFRNNTENQKTSGYLMIIQSAISDFNLIEIEYQSLQGENTKRTIEPFALYSTQENWLLITVCRLRKDFRVFRLDHIQKLIVKNQYFEPQKITLQEYFEICREKYLTTPDTPLS, from the coding sequence ATGGAAGAAAAATCAAGACTTTCGAGATTAACTGCTATTCTAACCCAATTGCAATCAAAACGAATATTGACAGCACGAGAAATTGCTGAAAAACATAATGTAAGTATTCGAACCATATATAGAGACATTAGAACTATTGAAAACTCAGGAATTCCGATAATTACGGAAGAAGGAAAAGGATATTCTCTAATGGATGGTTTTAATCTTCCACCCGTTATGTTTACTGAAAAAGAAGCAAATGCTTTGATTACTGCGGAACAACTTATATTAAAAAATAAAGACAAATCTTTCGCAATAGAATATCAAAATGCAGTTGCTAAAATAAAATCAATATTAAGACATTCACAAAAAGAAAAAATTGAATTCTTATCAGAAAGAATACATTTCAGAAATAATACAGAAAATCAGAAAACAAGTGGCTATTTAATGATTATCCAATCTGCTATTTCAGATTTTAATCTTATTGAAATAGAATATCAATCCTTACAAGGAGAAAACACTAAACGTACTATTGAACCTTTCGCTTTGTATAGTACTCAAGAAAATTGGCTTTTAATTACTGTATGTAGATTAAGAAAAGATTTTAGGGTTTTTAGATTAGATCATATTCAGAAATTGATTGTTAAAAATCAGTATTTTGAACCTCAAAAAATAACACTTCAAGAATATTTTGAAATTTGTAGAGAAAAATACTTAACAACCCCTGACACACCTTTGTCATAA
- a CDS encoding GyrI-like domain-containing protein: MNKVTVEAFKVIGISIRTTNENEQAAKDIGELWNKFISEVILEKIPNKIDSTIYSIYTEYQSDHTKPYTTVLGCKVEHLNEIPNGMVGKSFKGGKYVNFSTKGDLTKGLIVNKWKEIWKMDLDRVYSADFEVFGEKAKNQNDAEIDILIAVK; encoded by the coding sequence ATGAACAAAGTAACTGTTGAAGCATTTAAAGTAATCGGTATTTCAATAAGAACAACCAATGAAAACGAACAAGCAGCAAAAGACATTGGAGAATTGTGGAATAAGTTTATATCGGAAGTAATTCTTGAAAAAATCCCTAATAAAATTGACTCTACTATTTATTCAATCTACACAGAATATCAAAGTGATCATACAAAGCCATATACAACAGTTTTGGGGTGTAAAGTTGAACACCTAAATGAAATACCCAATGGAATGGTAGGTAAGTCTTTTAAAGGAGGGAAATATGTTAACTTTTCTACTAAGGGAGATTTAACAAAGGGATTAATCGTTAATAAATGGAAAGAAATATGGAAAATGGATTTAGACCGAGTTTATTCGGCAGACTTTGAAGTATTTGGAGAAAAAGCAAAAAACCAGAATGATGCAGAAATTGATATTCTAATTGCTGTAAAATAA
- a CDS encoding DUF1801 domain-containing protein produces the protein MRDTDNYYLDKEEPNKSCLLALREVILRQDDNVLETRKWGMPCFCYKKKMFCYLWTDKKTDEPYLLMVEGKHLNHIELEEGSRSRMKVFRVNPNKDLPIDFIESLLNEALDLYRNGTIKTK, from the coding sequence ATTCGAGATACTGATAATTATTATTTAGACAAGGAAGAACCAAACAAAAGTTGCCTGCTTGCTTTAAGAGAAGTTATTCTTAGGCAAGATGATAATGTTTTGGAGACAAGAAAATGGGGAATGCCTTGTTTTTGTTATAAGAAAAAAATGTTCTGCTATCTTTGGACTGATAAAAAAACAGATGAGCCTTATCTATTAATGGTTGAAGGAAAACACTTAAACCATATAGAATTAGAAGAAGGAAGTCGTTCTCGAATGAAAGTTTTTAGAGTAAACCCAAATAAAGACCTGCCAATTGATTTTATTGAATCGTTATTAAATGAAGCATTAGATTTATATAGAAATGGAACTATAAAAACTAAATAA
- a CDS encoding class I SAM-dependent methyltransferase, translated as MIERNKESVETYNKSASNYQDKFMKMDLYNDTFDTFCELIEDENSKILEIASGPGNVTKYLLRKKPGLKILGIDLAPNMIEFAKENNPKAEFKVFDCREISKIELQFDGIMCGFCMPYLSKEECEKLIYDAAKLLNSSGLLYISTMEDDYEKSGYELTSFSGENRVYIYYHQAEFLSECLKKYGYEIIDLQRKKYPEPDGTFLTDMIFIARKK; from the coding sequence ATGATAGAAAGAAATAAAGAATCAGTAGAAACGTATAACAAATCGGCTAGTAATTATCAAGATAAATTTATGAAAATGGATTTATACAATGATACTTTCGATACCTTTTGTGAATTAATTGAAGATGAGAATTCTAAAATTCTTGAAATTGCTTCAGGTCCAGGGAACGTAACAAAATATTTATTGCGTAAGAAGCCTGGTTTAAAAATACTTGGAATTGATTTAGCTCCCAATATGATTGAGTTTGCGAAAGAAAATAATCCAAAAGCCGAATTCAAAGTTTTTGATTGCCGAGAAATCTCAAAAATTGAATTACAATTTGACGGAATTATGTGTGGGTTTTGTATGCCTTATCTTTCCAAAGAAGAATGTGAAAAACTTATTTATGACGCTGCTAAACTCTTAAATAGTTCTGGACTGTTATACATTAGTACAATGGAGGATGATTATGAAAAATCTGGTTACGAATTGACTAGTTTTAGCGGAGAAAATAGAGTTTATATTTATTATCATCAAGCGGAATTTTTATCAGAATGCTTAAAAAAATATGGATATGAAATTATTGACTTGCAGAGAAAAAAATACCCCGAACCAGATGGAACATTTTTAACAGATATGATATTTATTGCTAGGAAAAAATAA